A genome region from Christensenella minuta includes the following:
- a CDS encoding DUF1002 domain-containing protein, with the protein MFKKVIAVVLTLVLAVSFAAPALAASQEARVVIGADNTESQISDVYNYFGIKRGDVTELQVTNSEERQYLEGLVPDQKIGNVALSCVYIEPNDGGGIELEVNNINYVTEKMYTAALSTAGISDAKVKVTAYKPVSGTGALAGIYKAYEDMTGTVLSELAKDTAAEELVVTGELQEALGDVSIDIINDLKGKLKETKNMTDDQIIELIKETADKYEVTLTDDQIQQILALVKKFNELNLDPDTFLNLFQAKQGVENFFTSVGDFFKSIGDFFVNLFGGGN; encoded by the coding sequence ATGTTTAAGAAGGTTATTGCGGTGGTATTGACCCTTGTATTGGCGGTGTCTTTTGCCGCGCCGGCTCTTGCTGCTTCCCAGGAAGCGCGTGTTGTCATTGGCGCTGACAATACGGAAAGCCAGATTTCGGACGTTTATAATTATTTTGGGATCAAACGTGGCGACGTTACGGAGCTGCAGGTAACAAACAGCGAGGAAAGGCAGTATTTGGAAGGACTCGTTCCGGATCAGAAAATTGGCAATGTAGCGCTCTCCTGCGTGTATATCGAACCCAATGACGGCGGTGGGATTGAGCTGGAAGTAAATAACATTAATTATGTAACGGAAAAAATGTATACGGCTGCGTTGTCTACGGCGGGTATATCGGATGCGAAAGTAAAAGTGACGGCCTATAAGCCGGTTTCCGGCACAGGTGCGCTTGCGGGAATTTATAAAGCTTACGAGGACATGACAGGTACGGTTTTGAGCGAGCTTGCAAAAGATACTGCGGCGGAGGAACTGGTTGTAACCGGAGAATTGCAGGAAGCCCTTGGAGACGTATCGATTGATATTATCAACGATCTGAAAGGGAAGCTCAAAGAAACCAAAAACATGACGGACGACCAGATCATTGAGCTGATTAAGGAAACGGCGGATAAATATGAGGTGACGCTGACGGACGACCAGATCCAGCAGATATTGGCGCTGGTCAAGAAATTCAACGAGTTGAATCTGGATCCGGATACCTTCCTGAACCTGTTTCAGGCAAAACAGGGAGTGGAGAATTTCTTTACGAGCGTGGGCGATTTCTTCAAGAGCATTGGCGACTTTTTCGTAAATCTGTTTGGCGGCGGAAATTAA
- a CDS encoding DMT family transporter, which translates to MKGEYIKYIFALLLFGSNGIVASSIPLHSYEIVLLRTLVGSLFLILIFSFSEKKLQGRRNRKHFVYLVISGAAMGTSWMFLYEAYTQIGVGIATLIYYCGPVIVMALSSFLFRESLTRAVICGFVAVFAGMFLLNATALSSGGKHWGILCGIFSAVLYSVMVIFNKKATSVSGLENSMWQLVISFITVAIFTLFQQKSTPQVILRNILPILILGIVNTGIGCYLYFSAVHKLRVQSVAIWGYLEPLSALFFSFLFLHEEMSILQAVGAAFIIGGAAYGEYSNAKRRKAAELQRF; encoded by the coding sequence ATGAAAGGAGAATATATAAAATATATTTTTGCATTATTACTCTTTGGCTCTAATGGTATTGTCGCCAGCTCTATCCCGCTGCACAGCTATGAGATAGTTTTACTGCGGACATTGGTTGGCAGCCTTTTCCTGATCCTGATCTTTTCGTTCTCCGAAAAGAAATTACAGGGGCGGCGCAATAGGAAACACTTCGTATATCTGGTTATTTCCGGTGCCGCAATGGGAACAAGTTGGATGTTTCTGTATGAAGCCTATACGCAAATTGGCGTAGGGATAGCGACGCTTATCTATTACTGTGGTCCGGTAATTGTAATGGCCCTTTCTTCTTTTTTATTCCGTGAATCTCTCACACGGGCGGTGATTTGCGGATTCGTCGCCGTATTTGCCGGGATGTTCCTATTGAACGCCACTGCCTTGTCGTCGGGCGGCAAGCACTGGGGAATCCTCTGCGGCATATTTTCCGCAGTTCTATATTCGGTCATGGTGATCTTCAATAAAAAAGCTACGAGTGTTTCAGGATTGGAAAATTCTATGTGGCAGTTAGTAATCAGCTTTATCACTGTCGCGATTTTCACACTGTTCCAGCAAAAGAGCACGCCTCAGGTGATTTTACGGAATATACTTCCCATTCTTATTCTGGGAATCGTAAATACAGGGATAGGGTGTTACCTTTATTTTTCTGCGGTCCATAAATTGCGCGTCCAGTCAGTCGCGATCTGGGGCTACCTGGAGCCGCTGTCCGCATTGTTTTTTTCTTTCCTGTTTCTGCATGAGGAGATGAGTATTCTTCAGGCCGTGGGAGCGGCATTCATTATTGGCGGAGCCGCTTATGGAGAATACAGCAATGCAAAGAGGAGAAAAGCAGCGGAACTGCAGAGATTTTGA
- a CDS encoding C40 family peptidase, with amino-acid sequence MFKKMIASISVCLAVVAFMPFSAMAVSRYEVLQIGDRDEWVEALQEKLHETDYLKCNPTGYFGTDTQNAVVQFQVDHGGLAVDGKAGPETRKALLGANYTEIDSSREVNGSGQQTESASTSPASGATALNPGDKGSDVSDLQQRLKDREYYEYPSITGYYGPVTTEAVEKFQRTNNLAVTGVMDAESLSLLKSDGAKYYTMYPGDSGDDIKTMQDRLSELGYFDAASTGYFGSITTSAVKSFQDANGLSVDGVVGKDTRRVLYSNDVKKGSGSGSSESASSESSSSSGTGNSDVDRMIEIAHTQIGKPYSYGSSGPNSYDCSGFVYYCLKNSGVAASRLSSAGYSGVSRWDTITNVNSLQAGDLVYFKSDKSSSVSHIGIYLGGGSMIHSAPSSNGVAVSSMSSGYYARNFLGAKRVF; translated from the coding sequence ATGTTTAAAAAAATGATTGCAAGTATTTCTGTATGCCTCGCTGTTGTGGCTTTTATGCCCTTTTCTGCGATGGCTGTTTCCAGGTATGAAGTGCTCCAGATTGGCGACAGGGATGAATGGGTCGAAGCGCTTCAGGAAAAATTACACGAAACAGATTATTTAAAATGTAATCCGACGGGTTATTTTGGTACGGATACGCAAAATGCCGTCGTACAGTTCCAGGTAGATCACGGTGGGCTTGCCGTAGACGGGAAAGCCGGTCCAGAGACCAGAAAAGCGCTTCTTGGCGCCAATTATACGGAAATCGATTCCAGCCGTGAGGTAAATGGTTCGGGTCAGCAAACGGAATCGGCCTCCACTTCTCCCGCGTCGGGTGCCACCGCTCTGAATCCCGGGGACAAAGGCAGCGATGTCTCCGATCTCCAGCAACGTTTAAAAGACCGGGAATACTATGAGTATCCCAGTATTACCGGTTATTATGGTCCCGTTACAACCGAGGCAGTAGAGAAATTCCAGCGTACGAATAATCTGGCTGTAACAGGCGTTATGGATGCGGAAAGCCTTTCCCTGCTAAAATCTGACGGGGCCAAGTATTATACAATGTATCCCGGCGACAGCGGCGATGATATTAAAACAATGCAGGATCGACTCAGTGAGCTTGGATATTTCGATGCGGCCTCCACAGGATATTTCGGCAGTATCACGACGAGCGCGGTTAAAAGCTTTCAGGATGCAAACGGCCTTTCGGTAGACGGTGTGGTAGGCAAGGATACGCGCCGGGTCCTGTATTCCAATGATGTAAAGAAAGGCAGCGGTTCCGGTTCTTCGGAATCCGCTTCTTCGGAAAGTTCTTCCTCCTCCGGCACCGGGAATTCGGATGTAGACCGTATGATCGAAATCGCGCACACGCAGATCGGCAAACCCTATTCGTATGGATCCAGCGGGCCGAATTCTTATGATTGCTCCGGTTTCGTCTATTACTGCCTGAAAAATTCCGGCGTAGCGGCGAGCCGTCTTAGCTCCGCAGGATATTCGGGTGTCTCCAGGTGGGATACAATTACGAATGTAAATTCCCTTCAAGCTGGCGATCTCGTCTATTTTAAATCTGACAAAAGTTCTTCAGTAAGCCATATCGGGATTTATCTTGGCGGCGGAAGTATGATTCACTCCGCTCCCTCCTCGAACGGCGTAGCAGTCAGCAGCATGTCTTCCGGCTATTATGCGCGTAATTTCCTCGGTGCAAAGCGCGTCTTCTAA
- a CDS encoding corrinoid protein: MSVYEDLSTFVQQGRVNNVKEIIAAELGKGTNAQALLQDGLLVGMAVIGEKFKNNQVYVPEVLIAARAMQAGIDVLAGALAAEKVESKGKVVLGTVKGDLHDIGKNLVKIMMESKGLDVIDLGVDVSADRFVNTAIEEGAQIIACSALLTTTMPVMKEVVDKANEKGVRDRIKIMVGGAPVTEEFKNKIGADYYSADASSASDIALQICQ, encoded by the coding sequence ATGAGTGTTTATGAAGATTTGAGCACGTTTGTTCAGCAGGGAAGGGTGAACAACGTAAAAGAAATAATCGCCGCAGAGCTTGGGAAAGGAACCAATGCACAGGCGCTGCTGCAGGACGGTCTCCTGGTGGGGATGGCGGTTATCGGCGAGAAATTTAAAAATAACCAGGTTTATGTGCCGGAGGTTCTGATCGCGGCCCGGGCAATGCAGGCGGGAATCGATGTTTTGGCCGGAGCGCTTGCCGCAGAAAAAGTAGAATCGAAAGGGAAGGTCGTTCTTGGAACGGTAAAGGGTGATTTGCATGATATTGGCAAAAATCTTGTAAAAATTATGATGGAGAGTAAGGGACTTGACGTAATTGACCTTGGAGTCGACGTATCAGCAGATCGGTTTGTGAATACGGCGATCGAGGAAGGAGCGCAAATTATCGCGTGTTCCGCATTACTGACGACAACGATGCCAGTCATGAAAGAAGTGGTCGATAAGGCTAATGAAAAGGGTGTAAGGGACAGGATTAAGATTATGGTGGGCGGGGCCCCCGTAACCGAGGAATTCAAGAACAAAATCGGGGCGGACTATTATTCGGCGGACGCTTCGAGCGCAAGTGATATTGCCTTGCAGATTTGCCAGTGA
- the aroF gene encoding 3-deoxy-7-phosphoheptulonate synthase, which produces MIIIVKQNTPREKVSELIHSLEGQNFKTHLSEGENTTIIGLVGDTSVVDIDNLKARDIVEDVRRVSEPYKKANRKFHTDDTIIEVRGQKIGGGHFAVMAGPCSVESEPQILEITGSIMQSGANFLRGGAFKPRTSPYAFQGLERNGIKFLLECKREYGIPIVTEIMGISDIPLFEDVDIIQVGARNMQNFRLLKELGHLKQPILLKRGLANTIEELLMSAEYIMSGGNENVILCERGIRTFETYTRNTFDLSAIPMIKRISHLPVIADPSHAAGLDWMVEPLAKAAVAAGADGIMIEVHNDPPHALSDGKQSLTPARFAEIMEKLKTYISLEGKKIG; this is translated from the coding sequence ATGATTATTATCGTAAAGCAAAACACCCCCCGCGAGAAAGTCAGTGAACTGATTCATTCCCTTGAGGGTCAAAATTTCAAGACGCATTTAAGCGAAGGCGAAAACACCACAATTATCGGCCTTGTCGGTGATACTTCGGTAGTGGATATCGATAATCTGAAAGCACGCGACATTGTAGAAGATGTACGGCGCGTTTCGGAGCCGTATAAAAAAGCGAACCGTAAATTTCATACGGACGATACTATAATAGAGGTACGTGGGCAGAAGATCGGCGGCGGACATTTTGCGGTCATGGCGGGGCCCTGCTCCGTGGAAAGCGAGCCGCAGATTCTTGAGATCACAGGCAGCATTATGCAGAGCGGTGCGAACTTCCTGCGCGGCGGCGCTTTTAAGCCCCGTACTTCCCCTTACGCATTCCAGGGACTTGAAAGAAATGGGATCAAGTTTTTGCTCGAATGTAAAAGGGAGTACGGAATTCCCATTGTAACAGAGATTATGGGAATTTCGGATATTCCCTTATTTGAAGATGTTGATATCATTCAAGTTGGTGCGCGTAATATGCAGAATTTCCGTCTCCTTAAGGAACTTGGGCACCTGAAGCAGCCTATTCTCTTAAAACGCGGACTCGCCAATACAATTGAAGAGCTTTTGATGAGCGCGGAGTATATTATGTCTGGCGGGAACGAAAATGTCATCCTGTGCGAACGTGGTATTCGGACTTTTGAGACCTATACACGCAATACCTTTGATCTGAGCGCTATTCCTATGATTAAACGCATTTCCCATCTTCCGGTAATCGCCGATCCAAGTCATGCGGCCGGGCTGGACTGGATGGTAGAACCCCTAGCCAAGGCTGCGGTCGCCGCAGGCGCCGATGGAATTATGATCGAAGTCCATAACGATCCGCCCCATGCCCTGTCCGACGGAAAACAGTCCCTTACTCCGGCACGATTTGCAGAGATAATGGAGAAACTAAAAACATACATTAGCCTTGAAGGGAAAAAAATCGGCTGA
- a CDS encoding HD domain-containing protein, with amino-acid sequence MMAKISSDEVKENPRIRVLVEQANTCLETLGYTDHGPRHVGYVSRIAGEILEKLGYPEERVELARIAGWTHDVGNMINRKMHSLTGATLLFDELQRIDMDLQDVCDICSAVGAHDEETGTPVSDIAAALIIADKVDAYKKRVKRKDMDDIHDRVNLSIYETDVRVSQEKNQITFELKMKEYATPMEFLEIYLGRMKMCEKSAAFLGCTFKLVINGLVMNKIGGLQG; translated from the coding sequence ATGATGGCCAAAATTTCATCTGATGAAGTAAAAGAAAATCCGAGAATACGGGTTTTGGTGGAACAGGCAAACACTTGCCTTGAGACGCTTGGATATACGGATCACGGGCCGCGGCATGTAGGCTATGTGAGCAGGATCGCGGGGGAAATACTGGAAAAACTGGGATACCCGGAAGAACGCGTGGAGCTAGCGCGTATTGCGGGCTGGACGCACGATGTCGGTAATATGATTAACCGGAAGATGCATTCCCTCACGGGGGCGACGCTGCTGTTTGACGAATTACAGAGAATCGATATGGACCTGCAGGACGTATGCGATATTTGTTCCGCAGTCGGGGCGCACGACGAGGAAACAGGAACACCCGTGAGCGATATTGCGGCGGCTTTGATTATAGCGGATAAAGTGGATGCGTATAAAAAACGGGTCAAACGCAAGGATATGGACGATATCCATGACCGGGTGAATCTTTCGATCTATGAAACAGATGTACGCGTTTCACAGGAGAAAAACCAGATCACATTTGAGCTGAAGATGAAAGAATACGCGACTCCGATGGAATTTCTGGAGATTTACCTTGGGAGGATGAAAATGTGTGAGAAGAGCGCGGCATTCCTAGGCTGTACGTTCAAGCTTGTGATTAACGGACTCGTTATGAATAAAATCGGAGGACTGCAGGGTTGA
- a CDS encoding LysR family transcriptional regulator: protein MQIQKYLAFVKAVEYKSFTKAAKSLNYSQSGISRMIHDLEKEWHVSLLERSRSGVRLTSDGLKLLPYIQKICDEYHHLQTQIDDLNGLQAGLIRIGTFSSVATHWLPGIIKKFQQNYPNIDYELLLGDYTEIENWILEGRVDCGFLRLPTHPDLESIFLEKDALRVVMPTDHPLAGCTRFPIKSLCDFPFMLLEKGGRADVSEIFDRYGVSPQIHFTTWDDYAIMSMVESGLGISILPELILQRIPYQIVTKELDVPAYRKIGLALRRKKSASRSVNCFLEYLQYRNSAGADL, encoded by the coding sequence ATGCAAATCCAAAAATATCTCGCTTTCGTGAAGGCGGTCGAATACAAAAGCTTTACCAAGGCGGCCAAAAGTTTGAACTATTCCCAATCTGGGATCAGCCGCATGATCCACGATTTGGAAAAGGAGTGGCATGTCTCGCTTCTTGAACGAAGCCGTTCCGGAGTACGTCTTACCTCCGACGGCCTGAAATTGCTGCCATATATCCAAAAAATATGTGATGAATACCATCATCTGCAAACACAAATAGACGATTTGAACGGGCTGCAAGCCGGCCTCATCCGAATCGGAACGTTTTCTAGCGTAGCCACTCATTGGTTGCCGGGGATTATCAAAAAATTTCAGCAGAACTATCCTAATATTGATTACGAACTTTTGCTCGGTGATTATACAGAGATCGAAAATTGGATCCTGGAAGGACGGGTGGATTGCGGTTTTCTCCGTCTTCCGACACATCCTGATCTGGAATCCATCTTTTTAGAAAAAGACGCGCTGCGTGTTGTTATGCCCACAGACCACCCTCTTGCAGGCTGCACCCGCTTCCCTATAAAATCATTATGCGATTTTCCATTTATGCTTCTTGAGAAAGGCGGAAGAGCCGATGTTTCCGAAATATTTGACCGCTACGGTGTTTCGCCGCAAATCCATTTTACAACATGGGATGATTATGCGATCATGTCCATGGTAGAAAGCGGTCTCGGCATTAGCATTCTGCCTGAACTCATTTTGCAGCGCATTCCTTACCAAATCGTTACCAAAGAGCTTGACGTACCGGCTTACCGCAAAATCGGCCTCGCACTGCGCAGAAAAAAATCTGCCTCGCGTTCCGTCAATTGCTTTCTGGAATACCTGCAGTACAGAAACAGTGCCGGTGCAGACTTATAA
- a CDS encoding YbaK/EbsC family protein, with protein MFFISDIYTAATVFGVLLDNEKKVKVIFERKVVSQKWYGCSDGTTTGYLKIDMELIVERFLPAAGHIPGIIRGTW; from the coding sequence ATGTTTTTTATCAGCGATATCTATACGGCAGCGACGGTTTTTGGAGTGCTGCTTGACAACGAGAAAAAAGTAAAAGTTATTTTTGAGCGTAAGGTTGTTTCACAAAAGTGGTATGGATGTAGCGATGGGACAACGACAGGATATTTGAAAATCGATATGGAATTGATTGTGGAAAGGTTTCTTCCGGCCGCCGGGCATATACCGGGAATCATTAGAGGAACATGGTAA
- a CDS encoding THUMP domain-containing class I SAM-dependent RNA methyltransferase: MNYRCYASCAFGIEGILAGELRELGFGNVSAQDARVYFDADEKGIAKANIFLRTADRVYLVLKEFRATTFDDLFEGVAAIPFGDFMPSDARFPVDGNAVRSTLGSVSDVQAITKKAVVTAMQRVYPKERFEENGSMFNLYVNLLKDQVTIALNTSGMGLNRRGYRLKNAQAPLKETLAAALIIISQWRTRDFYDPLCGSGTIAIEAAMRAANMAPGLKRRFDAQGYGNEFRKEFAEMREYAQSLLRQPEMEIFASDIDRKTLDLAREHAHNMGVAQYIRFSRKDVREFVQPDRPASVITNPPYAVRMGEEKEVARLYQAMGEVLRPLDDTLVFIITADDRFESKYGAAADKRRKLYNGSIKCTYYQYFRKKR; this comes from the coding sequence TTGAATTACCGGTGTTATGCCTCTTGTGCATTTGGGATCGAGGGAATCCTTGCGGGAGAACTTCGAGAGCTTGGCTTCGGGAATGTAAGTGCACAGGACGCACGCGTTTATTTTGATGCGGACGAAAAAGGGATTGCAAAAGCAAATATTTTCCTGCGCACGGCAGACCGTGTATATCTTGTGCTTAAGGAATTTCGGGCGACCACCTTTGATGATTTGTTTGAAGGAGTAGCGGCGATTCCGTTTGGCGATTTTATGCCTTCTGACGCGCGGTTTCCAGTGGATGGAAATGCAGTGCGGTCCACACTTGGAAGCGTATCGGACGTTCAGGCCATTACGAAAAAAGCCGTAGTGACTGCAATGCAAAGGGTATATCCCAAAGAGCGGTTTGAAGAAAACGGCAGTATGTTCAATCTTTACGTGAATCTGCTGAAGGATCAGGTGACGATAGCCCTCAACACCAGCGGGATGGGTCTTAACCGCAGGGGATATCGGCTGAAAAACGCGCAGGCGCCTTTGAAAGAGACGCTTGCGGCGGCGCTTATCATAATCTCACAGTGGCGTACACGCGATTTTTATGATCCGCTGTGTGGGAGTGGGACGATCGCCATTGAAGCGGCGATGAGAGCGGCCAATATGGCGCCCGGGCTCAAACGCAGGTTCGATGCACAGGGATACGGCAATGAATTCCGCAAGGAATTTGCGGAAATGCGGGAATATGCGCAAAGCCTTCTCCGACAGCCAGAGATGGAAATTTTTGCAAGCGATATCGACCGCAAAACACTTGATCTTGCAAGGGAGCACGCACATAATATGGGCGTTGCCCAGTATATTCGTTTTTCCAGAAAAGACGTACGGGAATTCGTGCAGCCTGACCGTCCCGCATCAGTGATTACCAATCCTCCGTATGCGGTGCGAATGGGTGAGGAGAAGGAAGTGGCAAGGTTGTATCAAGCCATGGGGGAAGTCTTGCGTCCGCTTGACGATACGCTTGTATTTATTATTACTGCGGATGATCGGTTTGAATCGAAATACGGGGCAGCAGCGGATAAACGCAGAAAGCTTTACAATGGAAGCATTAAATGCACCTATTACCAGTATTTCAGGAAAAAACGCTAA
- a CDS encoding ASKHA domain-containing protein, giving the protein MEKEPVCGGECLFGKCPHKQCIKFTRKKAETNRLYTEMDIWTNGLMPELAAEKTGYGLAADIGTTTVVIYLYHLDQAKCICVKSRINAQASMGLDVISRIKFCTDHADGLEKMNGVIISELNSLINEALAESGIDRKQLKSCVFTGNTTMLHLFAGLSPVSMGTLPFRPISKFGDYKPAQELGIDLPASQCYLTPCMSAFVGGDVTSALLATGFAQSDEICLLMDIGTNGEIAVGNREFLFSTSTAAGPAFEGAHISCGMAGVTGAINRVDVLQGKLKTTVIGGGAARGLCGSGLLDAIALMCKIGAIDETGRIAEETGSRFIGKRDGEPVILITDDIVITQRDIRELQTAKAAMAAGVLSLLNEAGIQGKEIKRVYLAGGFGNYMDQRSAMEIGLLSRGFREIIGVGNAAGIGACMALLDQACIANMDHICSIGKHVELGNNPYFMEKYVESMYF; this is encoded by the coding sequence ATGGAAAAAGAACCAGTATGCGGGGGAGAATGCCTGTTTGGTAAATGCCCGCATAAGCAGTGCATTAAGTTTACACGCAAAAAAGCGGAAACTAATCGGCTGTATACGGAGATGGACATATGGACAAACGGACTTATGCCCGAGCTTGCGGCGGAAAAGACCGGATATGGTCTTGCCGCCGATATTGGGACCACGACTGTTGTCATATACCTGTACCACTTAGATCAAGCGAAATGTATCTGTGTTAAAAGCAGGATTAACGCACAGGCTTCTATGGGGCTCGATGTTATCTCGAGGATTAAGTTCTGTACCGATCATGCCGACGGCCTCGAAAAAATGAATGGCGTCATCATAAGTGAATTGAATTCACTTATAAACGAAGCGCTGGCTGAGAGCGGGATTGACCGGAAACAGTTGAAGTCATGCGTTTTTACAGGGAATACGACAATGCTTCACCTGTTTGCCGGGCTATCGCCTGTGTCAATGGGCACTTTGCCCTTTCGGCCGATCTCAAAGTTTGGGGATTACAAACCCGCACAGGAGCTTGGGATTGATCTGCCGGCTTCTCAATGCTATTTAACGCCATGTATGTCTGCTTTTGTAGGAGGAGATGTTACTTCCGCGCTTTTGGCGACCGGATTTGCACAATCTGACGAGATCTGTTTGCTGATGGATATCGGGACAAATGGTGAAATAGCGGTAGGGAACCGGGAGTTTCTCTTCAGCACTTCCACCGCAGCGGGCCCGGCGTTTGAAGGCGCGCATATCAGCTGCGGAATGGCTGGCGTGACAGGTGCAATTAATAGAGTGGATGTACTGCAGGGAAAATTGAAAACGACTGTCATTGGCGGCGGAGCTGCACGGGGATTATGCGGTTCGGGTCTGCTTGACGCGATTGCGCTGATGTGCAAAATTGGCGCAATTGATGAAACTGGGCGAATTGCGGAGGAAACAGGCAGCCGCTTTATTGGGAAAAGGGATGGGGAGCCTGTAATTTTGATTACAGATGATATCGTAATTACGCAAAGGGATATTCGGGAATTGCAGACAGCAAAGGCGGCTATGGCGGCCGGGGTGCTTTCCCTCCTCAATGAGGCCGGCATACAGGGAAAAGAGATAAAGCGCGTCTACCTGGCAGGAGGATTCGGCAACTATATGGACCAGCGCAGCGCTATGGAGATAGGTTTGTTGTCCCGCGGCTTCAGGGAAATCATTGGCGTAGGAAATGCGGCTGGCATAGGTGCTTGCATGGCGCTGCTCGATCAAGCCTGTATAGCGAATATGGATCACATTTGCAGTATTGGGAAACATGTAGAATTGGGAAATAATCCTTATTTTATGGAAAAATATGTGGAGAGTATGTACTTTTGA
- a CDS encoding cation diffusion facilitator family transporter, with translation MLGIALNIVLLLLKLTAGYAAGSQAMIADGFNSMGDVFASTVTLLGSIYAAKPKDADHAWGHGKAEYIASMIIGFSMVAMAIYTVSGSVESLVAGEKLEFSWWLIGVAVTTIAAKFILYCYCIRKSRKHGSILIKANAQDHRNDVFVTSGTLIAIFFSLAGWHFMDGAIGIAISAWIIYSGIMIVLESARVLMDAGVDEKTLEDYRKEVLRIEGIDHVDSLSTKPVGAKSILIVKISVDRDMTVIKSHEIGKKIEEELLASHPELADVIVHINPDLPHKDGRYM, from the coding sequence GTGCTAGGCATTGCGCTTAATATTGTCTTATTGCTTTTGAAGCTGACGGCTGGGTATGCCGCGGGCAGTCAGGCAATGATTGCCGATGGCTTCAACAGCATGGGTGATGTATTTGCGTCTACTGTGACCCTGCTGGGTAGTATCTATGCTGCAAAGCCGAAGGATGCCGATCATGCGTGGGGGCACGGCAAGGCAGAATATATTGCATCGATGATTATCGGTTTTTCTATGGTCGCTATGGCAATCTATACTGTGTCGGGCTCTGTGGAGTCTCTTGTAGCGGGAGAAAAGCTTGAGTTTTCGTGGTGGTTGATCGGTGTTGCAGTCACGACGATTGCTGCTAAATTTATTTTGTATTGCTATTGCATCCGAAAAAGTAGAAAACATGGCAGCATACTTATCAAAGCGAACGCCCAGGATCATCGGAATGATGTCTTTGTTACCTCGGGCACACTTATCGCTATCTTTTTCAGCCTTGCAGGCTGGCACTTTATGGATGGAGCCATCGGTATCGCCATTTCTGCATGGATTATTTACAGTGGGATTATGATTGTTCTGGAATCCGCGCGTGTGTTGATGGATGCGGGCGTAGATGAAAAAACATTGGAGGACTACCGCAAAGAGGTTCTGCGGATCGAGGGGATCGACCATGTCGATAGCCTGAGTACCAAGCCTGTGGGCGCAAAATCGATCCTTATCGTAAAAATATCCGTTGACCGTGATATGACGGTTATCAAAAGCCACGAAATCGGGAAAAAAATTGAGGAGGAGCTTCTTGCTTCCCATCCTGAACTTGCAGATGTTATCGTCCATATCAATCCGGACCTGCCCCATAAGGATGGAAGATATATGTGA
- a CDS encoding ACT domain-containing protein, with protein MGNETYAVCKLDEVRFPRTNAKAFLSLTVTEGEVSLVCEQESIPENVKEVQRDFALLKVEGPLDFSLIGILAGISSVLAKEKISIFCVSTYDTDCLLIRKKDIVQSIQALREHGYEVYER; from the coding sequence ATGGGTAACGAAACATATGCGGTATGTAAACTGGACGAAGTCCGCTTCCCCAGGACAAATGCAAAAGCGTTTTTGAGTCTTACGGTAACGGAGGGAGAGGTGTCACTTGTTTGCGAGCAGGAGAGTATCCCGGAAAATGTGAAAGAAGTGCAGCGCGATTTCGCGTTGCTTAAAGTGGAGGGGCCGCTGGATTTTTCACTTATTGGAATACTGGCCGGGATCAGCAGTGTGCTCGCCAAGGAAAAAATAAGTATTTTTTGCGTTTCTACGTATGATACGGATTGTCTCCTCATTCGCAAAAAGGATATCGTACAAAGCATACAGGCGCTGCGTGAGCATGGCTATGAAGTTTATGAACGGTAA